A section of the Methanosarcina mazei S-6 genome encodes:
- a CDS encoding tyrosine-type recombinase/integrase encodes MDMDSFLDEYLQRLEDDGLSKRTIDNNIFILKPFIKWLDGREVTDKTVMEYLRFLKPRNYTDSTLYQYRAILKKFLSTFSPEQARNIKLKVKRKEPPIILTQAEIEQLIEACRNPRDKALIAFLYEAGCRKGELVSIRLENVTFTEYGATVTIPKGKTGPRTIPIVYAASYLRQWVESHPTKGQCDPLFCSLQEPFAQFSFSGLSHLMRTLKERTGIKKDLYPHLFRHSRASHLANQFTEQQLKQFLGWTAGSNMAAIYVHLSQRDIQDAVLKAYGIESQTEEKKSFKVGKCPRCKEINPETSSYCGKCGMPLRDDSIKQLETEQDTFETEFSQLIAKYPNILEALAKYKKND; translated from the coding sequence ATGGATATGGATTCTTTCCTTGATGAATATTTACAAAGGTTAGAGGACGATGGACTGAGTAAACGGACAATTGATAACAACATTTTCATATTAAAACCTTTTATAAAATGGCTTGATGGTAGGGAAGTCACAGATAAAACCGTCATGGAGTATCTAAGATTCCTAAAGCCTAGAAACTATACAGATAGTACCCTTTATCAATACCGAGCTATCTTAAAAAAGTTTCTATCAACCTTTTCACCTGAACAAGCCAGAAATATAAAATTAAAAGTAAAACGCAAAGAGCCGCCTATTATTCTTACTCAGGCTGAAATAGAGCAGCTTATAGAAGCTTGCAGAAATCCCAGAGATAAAGCCTTAATAGCTTTTCTTTATGAGGCAGGCTGCCGTAAAGGTGAGCTAGTATCAATTAGATTGGAGAATGTGACTTTTACAGAGTATGGCGCGACTGTGACTATACCAAAAGGTAAGACAGGACCTAGAACAATTCCCATAGTGTATGCAGCTTCATACTTGAGGCAATGGGTAGAAAGTCACCCAACTAAAGGACAGTGTGATCCTCTCTTTTGTTCTCTTCAGGAACCATTTGCACAATTCTCTTTTTCCGGACTATCACACCTTATGAGGACATTAAAAGAAAGGACAGGCATAAAGAAGGATTTATACCCTCATTTATTCCGACACAGTAGAGCGAGTCATTTAGCTAACCAATTTACAGAACAACAGTTAAAACAATTTCTAGGCTGGACTGCAGGCTCAAACATGGCTGCTATATATGTTCACCTTTCACAAAGAGACATTCAGGACGCAGTTTTAAAGGCATATGGTATAGAGTCCCAGACTGAAGAGAAAAAGTCTTTTAAAGTCGGCAAATGCCCTAGGTGTAAAGAAATAAATCCGGAAACCTCTTCTTATTGTGGTAAGTGTGGTATGCCATTACGTGACGATTCTATAAAACAATTAGAGACTGAACAGGATACTTTTGAAACTGAATTTAGTCAACTAATAGCGAAATATCCAAATATATTAGAAGCTCTTGCTAAATATAAAAAGAATGATTGA